One genomic window of Arachis hypogaea cultivar Tifrunner chromosome 8, arahy.Tifrunner.gnm2.J5K5, whole genome shotgun sequence includes the following:
- the LOC112707375 gene encoding uncharacterized protein: protein MASKLVLIIVFVFDLIAFGLAVAAEQRRSTARVVQDKEVNYNYCVYDSDIATGYGVGAFLFLMVSQVLIMVASRCFCCGKALTPSGSRACAIILFIICWVFFFIAEVCLLAGSVENAYHTKYRTLFVENPPSCETVRKGVFAAGAAFTFFTAIVSEFYYINYSSARDKFNSYPGAEAGVGMGTYK, encoded by the exons ATGGCTTCCAAGCTCGTTCTCATCATTGTCTTCGTCTTTGACTTGATTGCTTTTGGTTTAGCTGTGGCTGCTGAACAGAGAAGAAGCACT GCTAGAGTTGTTCAGGACAAAGAAGTGAACTACAATTACTGTGTCTATGACTCAGACATAGCAACTGGCTATGGTGTTGGTGCATTTCTGTTCCTCATGGTTAGTCAAGTACTCATAATGGTGGCGAGTCGATGCTTCTGTTGTGGGAAGGCTTTAACCCCCAGCGGTTCGAGGGCCTGCGCCATCATCCTTTTCATAATCTGCTG GGTGTTTTTCTTCATAGCTGAGGTGTGCTTGTTGGCTGGATCAGTTGAAAATGCATACCACACCAAATACAGAACCCTCTTTGTGGAGAACCCGCCTTCATGCGAGACAGTTAGGAAGGGAGTTTTCGCGGCCGGTGCCGCATTCACCTTCTTCACTGCCATAGTCTCTGAGTTCTACTACATCAACTACTCAAGTGCCAGGGACAAGTTCAATTCATATCCTGGTGCTGAAGCTGGTGTGGGCATGGGAACCTACAAATGA